A genomic region of Nitrosomonas ureae contains the following coding sequences:
- a CDS encoding type IV secretory system conjugative DNA transfer family protein: protein MIIWNNIRIWFERTFQMGNRATGGFSNALNTLTLLYKPGLVLLGRAFAWGFGLLQPVGIKVQRHLFMYAMTGAGKTTVLITILSTWFNSVFVIDPKAQITNALFEHDWREWFVIDPYGISNAISAFFNAIDCIKTAMERDGKQAAVLWAMRIAQALVITPSGSRTPYFSDTARGFLVGVILHVISHHPEDEHNLPYIRSLLVNGYRVFDPQNGKEETTPEEAQQLLLRAMLNNPAFDGAIAGAAAALANASGETGGNIRSTLLEQTKWLDIPAVRNVLRSTSLPLSDLKTRKDVVFSLTAPVLSIREELAPLCRLLTNMTAYTFEYFRDKNGECLIIVDEMPSQNYNAIFEIILAVLRSYGGIFLGISQNIELMKKIYPTSWATFSGEADAVFWMATNHDDTAAHLSQILGKKSHVEKDNYSGRKTYREVAVMDADQVKRFLSPDSGNLIVTRAGMRALKLKNEPYFKALPVWKYAPDPDHKETFWRRITRRAFDRKQKSID, encoded by the coding sequence ATGATCATCTGGAATAACATTCGAATCTGGTTCGAACGTACCTTTCAGATGGGCAATCGCGCTACGGGCGGTTTTTCCAACGCACTCAATACGCTTACGCTTCTCTATAAGCCCGGTCTTGTTTTGCTTGGCAGAGCTTTTGCCTGGGGATTTGGGTTACTTCAGCCTGTTGGGATTAAAGTTCAACGGCACCTTTTCATGTATGCCATGACCGGTGCTGGAAAGACAACGGTACTTATAACTATACTTTCCACGTGGTTCAACAGCGTTTTTGTCATAGACCCTAAAGCGCAAATAACCAATGCTCTTTTTGAGCATGACTGGCGAGAATGGTTTGTAATCGATCCATACGGTATTTCAAATGCGATTAGCGCTTTCTTTAATGCCATTGACTGCATCAAGACAGCAATGGAACGTGATGGCAAGCAAGCTGCTGTTCTCTGGGCCATGCGCATTGCGCAGGCATTGGTCATCACGCCAAGCGGTTCCAGAACACCGTATTTTTCTGATACCGCACGCGGTTTTCTTGTCGGTGTCATTCTTCATGTAATCAGCCACCATCCTGAAGACGAGCACAACCTGCCCTACATACGAAGCTTGCTGGTCAATGGTTATCGTGTTTTCGATCCACAAAATGGAAAAGAAGAAACCACACCTGAAGAAGCTCAGCAGCTCCTGCTTCGCGCCATGCTTAATAATCCTGCTTTTGATGGCGCCATTGCTGGAGCCGCAGCCGCGCTGGCAAACGCAAGTGGCGAAACAGGGGGGAACATTCGATCAACTCTGTTGGAACAAACCAAATGGCTGGACATACCAGCCGTTCGTAATGTGCTTCGCAGCACAAGTCTCCCACTCAGCGACCTGAAAACCCGGAAGGATGTCGTATTTTCGCTGACAGCTCCTGTTCTATCCATCCGCGAAGAACTCGCTCCGCTGTGCCGCCTGCTCACGAACATGACAGCTTATACCTTCGAATATTTCCGCGATAAAAATGGTGAGTGCCTGATCATTGTAGACGAAATGCCGTCGCAAAATTACAACGCAATTTTTGAGATCATCCTGGCTGTTTTGAGAAGTTATGGAGGAATCTTTCTTGGAATCTCACAAAATATCGAGTTAATGAAAAAAATTTACCCCACGTCATGGGCAACGTTCAGTGGCGAAGCTGATGCTGTTTTCTGGATGGCGACCAATCATGACGACACTGCAGCTCACCTGTCGCAGATTTTGGGCAAAAAATCTCACGTCGAGAAAGACAATTACTCGGGCCGCAAAACTTACCGGGAAGTGGCTGTCATGGACGCCGACCAAGTCAAACGTTTCTTGAGCCCGGATAGCGGCAACCTCATTGTCACCAGAGCAGGAATGCGAGCTCTCAAGCTCAAGAATGAGCCTTATTTCAAAGCATTGCCAGTTTGGAAATATGCTCCCGATCCCGATCACAAAGAAACCTTCTGGCGCAGGATTACCCGCAGGGCTTTTGATCGCAAACAAAAATCAATCGATTAA
- a CDS encoding VWA domain-containing protein, whose protein sequence is MKKLLTCILFICAVSTADAKTLTIGIDLSASNPLLSHKNFAHVASQHVSSEINKLKDGDVVHVKTFGSRKDALNLLNPTFEISRRLKPSKVAGIVAQYIQSLPEQKEASQSSTNLIAWLEFTSEFNCAGNSQILVITDGLESSSYVDGNQLLQGKKSLPKAEVNLKGCALTFYGLGAGWMPQQVKIVRKEWERWSEQAGAAFTAIIP, encoded by the coding sequence ATGAAAAAACTTCTTACATGCATCCTATTTATCTGTGCTGTGTCCACGGCAGACGCAAAAACATTGACTATCGGCATTGATTTGTCTGCTTCGAATCCGCTGCTGTCGCATAAGAATTTTGCGCATGTAGCGAGCCAGCATGTGTCTTCTGAAATCAACAAATTAAAAGACGGCGATGTCGTACATGTCAAAACATTCGGTTCTCGTAAAGACGCATTGAATCTGCTCAATCCCACCTTTGAAATTTCTAGGAGATTGAAGCCAAGCAAGGTGGCAGGCATTGTGGCGCAATACATTCAATCTCTACCTGAACAAAAAGAGGCTTCTCAATCCAGCACCAACCTTATTGCCTGGCTGGAATTTACCTCTGAATTCAATTGCGCTGGAAACAGCCAGATTCTTGTCATTACGGACGGCCTTGAATCCTCATCTTACGTTGATGGAAACCAATTGCTTCAAGGCAAAAAGAGTTTGCCAAAAGCGGAAGTTAATTTGAAGGGATGCGCACTGACGTTCTACGGACTCGGGGCCGGATGGATGCCTCAACAAGTCAAGATCGTTCGTAAAGAGTGGGAGCGTTGGTCAGAACAGGCCGGAGCAGCATTTACGGCCATTATCCCCTGA
- a CDS encoding zinc ribbon domain-containing protein, which produces MSKVSADRYGCSAARNKGTCSNRLTIKQESLEHTILEALQHHLMNPELVKVFCEEYTKHINELRQTRNAAINRYKKELQKLAADKEKIIEAIKNGIPASEVKDALNKIIERREELESYLDGKEEAPVLLHPNMSQRYQKEVEALRVSLNREETRTEAADLLRGLIDKIVLTPKASGTEYAIDLHGDLAGILTVAAGKQQKISDYDPLLQQVKMMTESGDQKHGWQEDSNADEISSKEDLSDKNEMVNLNARSSRKSESAEKPHETAILSKDKMVAGAGFEPTTFGL; this is translated from the coding sequence ATGAGCAAAGTGTCGGCTGATCGCTACGGTTGCTCCGCTGCCAGAAACAAAGGCACTTGCAGCAACCGGCTCACCATTAAGCAAGAAAGCCTGGAGCACACCATTCTGGAAGCGCTACAGCACCACTTGATGAACCCGGAGCTGGTAAAGGTATTTTGCGAGGAATACACAAAACATATCAATGAGCTGCGACAAACCCGGAATGCGGCGATAAACCGTTACAAAAAAGAGCTGCAAAAGCTGGCTGCTGATAAGGAAAAGATTATCGAAGCCATCAAAAACGGGATACCTGCATCGGAAGTGAAAGACGCGCTCAATAAGATCATTGAACGCCGGGAAGAGCTGGAAAGCTATCTCGACGGCAAAGAGGAAGCGCCAGTGCTTCTGCATCCGAATATGTCTCAGCGTTACCAGAAAGAAGTGGAAGCGCTACGTGTTTCTCTCAACAGGGAAGAAACCAGAACGGAAGCAGCAGACCTGCTCAGAGGCCTCATTGATAAGATTGTACTAACGCCCAAAGCGTCAGGAACAGAATACGCCATCGACCTGCATGGCGACCTTGCCGGAATTTTGACAGTTGCGGCAGGCAAGCAGCAAAAGATTAGCGATTACGATCCTTTGTTGCAGCAAGTCAAAATGATGACCGAATCAGGTGATCAAAAACATGGTTGGCAGGAAGATTCTAATGCTGACGAAATTTCCTCGAAAGAGGATTTGTCAGACAAGAACGAGATGGTTAACCTAAATGCACGTTCATCCCGTAAATCTGAATC